The proteins below are encoded in one region of Ricinus communis isolate WT05 ecotype wild-type chromosome 6, ASM1957865v1, whole genome shotgun sequence:
- the LOC8266864 gene encoding beta carbonic anhydrase 5, chloroplastic codes for MAALSPSSSVSKEPFSCTSLVKPTDSKSLSLRTQKILDPKEKLGVTEHARLRLCAVSNKSGLKLKASKEPPALTKELKTDRIESPPVTKDDRALFDKMKQRFMSFKQNTYMKNLEHFENLSKGQAPKFMVIACADSRVCPSNILGFQPGEAFVVRNVANMVPSYESGPSETNAALEFAVNSLKVENILVIGHSCCGGIRALMSMHDDVETSSFIGSWVAVGMNARVRTKGAASNLSFDRQCRHCEKESVNCSLANLLTYPWIEEKVRNGELSIHGGYYDFVDCAFEKWTLDYKASNLKGESGKIAVKNRAFWC; via the exons ATGGCTGCTCTTTCACCTTCTTCCTCTGTTTCAAAGGAACCCTTTTCTTGCACATCCCTCGTTAAGCCCACAGACTCTAAATCTTTATCATTAAGAACCCAGAAA ATCCTTGATCCTAAAGAGAAATTAGGTGTAACTGAGCATGCCCGTTTGAGATTATGTGCTGTTTCAAA CAAATCGGGCTTGAAATTGAAGGCCTCAAAGGAGCCTCCAGCACTGACCAAGGAACTTAAAACTGATAGAATTGAGAGCCCTCCAGTGACCAAAGATGATCGTGCTTTATTTGACAAGATGAAGCAAAGGTTTATGAGTTTCAAACAGAATACATACAT GAAAAATTTGGAACACTTTGAAAATCTTTCAAAGGGTCAAGCGCCAAAG TTTATGGTGATTGCTTGTGCAGACTCCAGGGTTTGCCCCTCTAACATTCTGGGATTCCAACCAGGAGAAGCATTTGTGGTGCGCAATGTTGCAAACATGGTGCCCTCATACGAg AGTGGACCATCAGAAACAAATGCTGCATTAGAATTTGCTGTAAATTCCTTGAAA gttgaaaatattttagtcattGGCCACAGTTGCTGTGGAGGCATTCGTGCTCTAATGAGTATGCATGATGATGTGGAAACAAG TAGTTTCATTGGAAGTTGGGTGGCTGTTGGGATGAATGCAAGGGTAAGAACAAAGGGTGCTGCTTCTAATCTCAGCTTTGACAGGCAGTGCAGACACTGTGAGAAG GAATCAGTTAATTGTTCATTAGCAAACCTCCTAACTTACCCATGGATAGAAGAAAAAGTGAGGAACGGCGAACTCTCTATTCATGGTGGCTACTATGACTTTGTTGACTGTGCATTTGAGAAATGGACGCTGGATTACAAGGCAAGCAATTTGAAGGGAGAAAGTGGCAAAATTGCAGTAAAAAATCGAGCATTTTGGTGCTAA
- the LOC8266855 gene encoding protein PELPK2 yields the protein MASFKNFLFVFVIALAFSAIDVGLAARNLLQMPPLPSVPNLPKPALPPLPTIPTLPQPTLPTMPTTQSSLPKPTLPPLPSLPTMPTLPKATLPPLPSMPSIPTTIPSIPFLSPPPSGN from the coding sequence ATGGCTTCTTTCAAGAATTTCCTGTTTGTTTTCGTCATTGCTTTGGCATTTTCAGCCATAGACGTTGGACTAGCTGCTCGCAATCTTCTGCAAATGCCACCATTGCCTTCTGTGCCAAATTTGCCGAAGCCTGCATTGCCACCATTGCCAACTATTCCAACTCTTCCACAACCTACATTGCCAACCATGCCAACGACCCAATCTTCTCTGCCTAAACCAACACTCCCTCCACTTCCTAGTTTGCCTACCATGCCTACTCTTCCAAAGGCCACTTTACCTCCATTGCCAAGCATGCCATCAATACCAACTACAATTCCCTCTATTCCTTTCCTATCCCCACCACCATCTGGGAACTAA
- the LOC107261525 gene encoding protein PELPK1 translates to MAYLRFRSSFLLFLLIALSIQVDARQLLEIKSPEVPKPELPTLPKPEFPKLPEPELPKLPELPKPEVPKVPELPKTELPKSPELLKPEVPKVPELPKLELPKFPELPKPEVPKVPELPKPEVPKFPELPKPELPPLPHFPELPKPTLPTIPTVPKEIKPPHCSTNCVEARCLLETQLPEVPKLPKPELPPMPKPEVPTIPKPELPKPEFPKFPDLPKPVVPEFPNPKVPKFVELPKPEVPELPKPEVPKLPELPKPAVPELPKPAIPELPKPEVPKFPELPKPELPAFPNLPDLPKPELPSIPTLYKDIKPPQSTSSP, encoded by the exons ATGGCTTATCTTCGCTTTAGATCGTccttccttttgtttttgctCATCGCTTTATCAATCCAGGTAGATGCAAGACAACTTCTTGAGATAAAATCACCAGAAGTACCTAAACCTGAACTTCCTACTTTGCCAAAACCTGAATTCCCTAAGCTGCCAGAACCTGAATTACCGAAGCTCCCTGAATTGCCAAAACCTGAAGTTCCAAAAGTGCCAGAATTGCCAAAAACTGAACTTCCTAAGTCCCCTGAATTGCTAAAGCCTGAAGTCCCAAAAGTACCAGAATTGCCAAAACTTGAGCTTCCTAAGTTCCCTGAACTGCCAAAGCCTGAAGTCCCAAAAGTGCCAGAATTGCCAAAACCTGAAGTGCCCAAGTTCCCTGAATTGCCAAAACCCGAACTGCCACCTTTGCCCCACTTTCCTGAGCTTCCGAAGCCTACATTGCCTACCATACCAACTGTTCCCAAGGAGATTAAACCACCTCA CTGCTCCACAAACTGTGTAGAGGCACGATGTCTCCTGGAGACACAATTGCCTGAAGTACCCAAACTTCCTAAACCTGAATTGCCACCAATGCCTAAACCTGAAGTCCCCACTATCCCAAAACCTGAATTGCCAAAGCCTGAATTTCCTAAATTTCCCGATTTGCCAAAGCCTGTAGTGCCTGAGTTTCCAAATCCCAAAGTGCCCAAATTCGTGGAGTTGCCAAAGCCTGAAGTGCCAGAATTGCCAAAACCTGAAGTGCCTAAATTGCCCGAGTTGCCGAAGCCTGCAGTACCCGAGTTGCCAAAGCCTGCAATACCCGAGTTGCCAAAGCCTGAAGTGCCAAAATTTCCAGAATTACCAAAGCCTGAACTGCCAGCTTTTCCTAACCTACCAGATCTGCCAAAGCCTGAACTGCCTAGCATACCAACTCTTTACAAAGATATCAAACCTCCTCAGTCAACTTCTAGCCCTTAA
- the LOC125370301 gene encoding protein PELPK1-like, which yields MDVSLAARNLLQLPNLPNIPNLPQPTLPMPTFPTTQPSLPNPSTLPPLPSLPNMPTIPKLTLPPLPSMPSIPNIPTTIPSIPFLSPPPAGN from the coding sequence ATGGATGTTAGCTTAGCAGCTCGCAATCTTCTTCAATTGCCAAATCTGCCTAATATCCCAAATCTCCCTCAACCCACATTGCCAATGCCAACATTTCCAACAACACAACCATCGTTACCTAACCCTTCAACATTGCCACCACTTCCTAGCTTGCCCAACATGCCTACTATCCCAAAGCTCACTTTGCCTCCACTGCCAAGCATGCCTTCAATCCCCAATATCCCAACTACAATTCCCTCCATTCCTTTCCTCTCCCCACCACCAGCTGGGAACTAA
- the LOC8266863 gene encoding protein PELPK1 produces MAYHRFLLFMLPLVWISMAVLNSQTILVNARQLLEITFPEIPELPKPELPSFPKVELPPLPEIPTLPKLKFPDLPKPELPDLPEPEVPELPSIPHFPDLSKPTLPAIPSIPKDINPFHAATTP; encoded by the coding sequence ATGGCTTATCATCGCTTCCTATTATTCATGTTACCACTTGTGTGGATTAGTATGGCAGTACTGAACAGCCAGACAATTCTGGTGAATGCGCGCCAACTGCTGGAAATAACATTTCCTGAAATACCTGAGCTTCCGAAGCCTGAATTGCCTTCTTTCCCTAAGGTTGAATTGCCACCATTACCAGAAATACCAACTTTGCCAAAACTTAAGTTTCCAGACTTGCCAAAACCAGAATTACCTGATTTGCCAGAGCCTGAAGTGCCAGAATTGCCATCCATTCCTCATTTTCCTGACTTGTCAAAACCCACATTACCTGCCATTCCATCTATTCCTAAGGACATTAACCCCTTCCATGCAGCAACTACTCCATAA
- the LOC8266861 gene encoding protein PELPK1 — MACFCFRSSFFLLLLIALSIHVDARQLLETKLPEVPKPEFPKPELPKPELPTLPKTELPELPKPEVPKLPELQVPELPKPEVPKVPELPKLEIPKVPELPKFPELPKLEVPKVLKMPKPEMPKVPELPKPELPPLPHFPELPKPTLPITPTVPKDIKPPQSTTTP, encoded by the coding sequence ATGGCTTGTTTTTGCTTTCGATCATCCTTCTTTCTGCTCTTGCTTATCGCTTTATCAATCCATGTAGATGCACGACAACTTCTCGAAACAAAATTGCCAGAAGTACCTAAACCTGAATTTCCTAAACCAGAATTACCTAAACCTGAACTTCCTACTCTACCAAAAACTGAATTGCCTGAGCTGCCAAAACCTGAAGTGCCCAAACTTCCTGAATTGCAAGTGCCAGAATTGCCAAAACCTGAAGTACCGAAGGTCCCTGAATTGCCAAAGCTGGAAATTCCAAAAGTGCCAGAATTGCCTAAGTTCCCTGAATTACCAAAGCTTGAAGTTCCAAAAGTACTAAAAATGCCAAAACCTGAAATGCCTAAGGTTCCTGAGTTGCCAAAACCTGAACTGCCACCTTTGCCCCACTTTCCTGAGCTTCCAAAGCCTACCTTGCCTATCACACCAACTGTTCCCAAGGACATTAAACCACCTCAGTCAACTACTACTCCTTAA
- the LOC8266860 gene encoding dnaJ homolog subfamily C member 10, which produces MAVLVNHYSVLGLASTTGPNLTDEEISKAFKRMALRLHPDKNPHNPNAHSSFQKLLSSYEVLKNPISRKEFDRLLQLQQQAQNHHQNQHQHQNHHQNQPQPQPQNHHQSCNKRQRDEQEESSKKSPRQPVDPKMPSEPPKEPSFTKKKFVSEFDRISKLVAQDGLQKLVVNEGYHHIRLF; this is translated from the coding sequence ATGGCTGTGTTGGTGAATCATTATAGTGTGTTAGGCCTTGCATCTACTACAGGACCTAACCTGACAGACGAAGAAATCTCCAAGGCTTTTAAGAGGATGGCGTTGAGGTTGCATCCTGACAAGAACCCTCATAATCCCAACGCCCATTCCAGTTTCCAGAAACTCCTGTCCTCCTATGAAGTTCTCAAAAATCCGATTTCCCGCAAAGAATTTGATCGTCTTCTTCAACTTCAACAACAGGCTCagaatcatcatcaaaatCAGCATCAGCATCagaatcatcatcaaaatCAGCCTCAGCCTCAGCCTCAGAATCATCATCAGTCTTGCAACAAGCGGCAAAGAGATGAACAAGAAGAGTCTTCCAAGAAGAGTCCGAGACAACCCGTGGATCCAAAGATGCCTTCTGAACCACCGAAGGAGCCTTCTTTCACAAAGAAGAAATTCGTTTCGGAATTTGATCGCATTAGTAAATTAGTTGCGCAAGATGGTCTTCAGAAGTTGGTGGTTAATGAAGGCTATCATCATATTAGATTGTTTTAG